One Oryza glaberrima chromosome 10, OglaRS2, whole genome shotgun sequence DNA segment encodes these proteins:
- the LOC127785862 gene encoding uncharacterized protein LOC127785862 produces the protein MFRYITKESQGPSGDQTLDSDVANEPNDGETEIETTADDVLSESTHEQVENHGDGDNVDDSSVHVDLDSSDTAFQPEIFDPRYWDSLDAKQLDILAQLGPKRDLSIQKGPKDRLFRRSALLYTRILSNREKYDRDWLVYSKELDRVFCFCCKLFTKGREHRYQRLQKDQTIDKAAQRQLEKEKDHWRKVLFRILVIVKFLAKHNLAFRGSKSKLYEDSNGNFLGMVEMLAEFDPVIQEHIRRITNEETHVHYLGPRIQNELIHLLACDVKVEIMKKIKSQNISRSY, from the exons ATGTTTAGGTATATTACAAAAGAATCACAAGGTCCATCCGGTGATCAGACACTTGATAGTGATGTTGCCAATGAACCTAATGATGGTGAAACAGAGATAGAAACCACTGCTGACGATGTTCTTAGTGAGAGCACACATGAACAAGTGGAAAATCATGGTGATGGTGATAATGTTGATGACAGTAGTGTCCATGTCGATTTGGACAGTTCAGACACTGCTTTTCAGCCTGAAATTTTTGATCCAAGGTATTGGGATTCTCTTGATGCTAAACAACTTGACATTCTTGCTCAATTAGGTCCTAAAAGGGACTTATCAATTCAGAAAGGTCCTAAAGATAGATTGTTTAGGAGATCTGCATTATTATACACCAGAATCCTATCAAACAGAGAGAAGTATGATAGAGATTGGCTTGTTTATTCCAAGGAACTTGATAGAGTATTTTGTTTCTGTTGCAAATTATTTACAAAAGGAAGAGAGCATCGCTATCAAAG ATTGCAGAAGGATCAAACTATTGATAAAGCTGCACAACGACAACTTGAGAAAGAAAAGGATCATTGGAGAAAGGTTTTGTTCAGAATTCTTGTAATTGTAAAATTCCTAGCTAAGCATAATTTAGCATTCCGTGGTTCTAAGAGCAAACTATATGAAGATAGCAATGGAAATTTCTTGGGCATGGTAGAAATGTTGGCTGAGTTTGACCCGGTTATTCAAGAACATATTCGGCGTATTACAAATGAGGAAACTCATGTTCATTATCTCGGACCTAGGATTCAAAATGAGTTGATACATTTGCTTGCTTGtgatgttaaggttgaaattatgaagaaaataaagagcCAAAATATTTCTCGGTCATACTAG